In Leopardus geoffroyi isolate Oge1 chromosome D1, O.geoffroyi_Oge1_pat1.0, whole genome shotgun sequence, a single window of DNA contains:
- the LOC123602212 gene encoding putative olfactory receptor 10D3 → MQNYTSVTEFTLLGIPNTEGLENMLFVLFLAFYLFTLLGNLLIFLTILVSSNLHTPMYFFLGNLSVFDIFFPSVSSPKMMLYLTGPSRTISYQGCACQLFFYHFLGGTECFLYTVMAYDRFVAICHPLRYTVIMSHRVRTGLMLGTWLGGCLHGSILTFLVFKLPFCGPNEVDNFFCDIPGLLPLACADTSLAQTVSFTNVDVVTLTCFFLILTSYGHIVISILKIGTSAGRRRAFSTCSAHLISIFLFYGPVMLIYLRPASSPWLDSVIQVLNNIVTPSLNPLIYTLRNKDVKLALRQVFTQVMAPLGHREARFILH, encoded by the exons ATGCAGAACTACACTTCTGTGACGGAGTTCACCCTGTTGGGAATTCCAAATACTGAAGGGCTGGAGAACATGCTGTTTGTCCTCTTTCTGGCCTTCTACCTCTTCACCTTGCTGGGGAACCTGCTCATCTTCCTCACCATTCTGGTTTCCTCTAACCTGCACAcccccatgtatttcttcctgggAAACCTGTCTGTGTTTGACATATTTTTCCCTTCAGTGAGTTCCCCCAAAATGATGCTCTACCTAACGGGGCCAAGCCGGACCATCTCTTACCAGGGCTGTGCCTGCCAGCTCTTCTTCTACCACTTCCTGGGTGGCACTGAGTGCTTCCTGTACACGGTGATGGCCTACGACCGCTTCGTGGCTATTTGTCACCCTTTGCGATACACAGTCATCATGAGCCACAGGGTGCGTACCGGCTTGATGTTGGGCACTTGGCTGGGCGGCTGTCTACATGGAAGTATCCTCACGTTTCTGGTCTTTAAGTTACCCTTCTGTGGCCCCAATGAGGTGGATAATTTCTTCTGTGATATCCCAGGGCTGCTGCCGCTGGCCTGTGCAGACACCTCTCTAGCCCAGACCGTGAGTTTTACTAACGTGGATGTTGTGACTCTGACATGCTTTTTCCTTATCCTTACTTCCTACGGCCACATCGTCATTTCCATACTGAAAATCGGCACCTCTGCAGGCAGGCGCCGAGCTTTTTCAACCTGCAGTGCCCACCTGATATCAATCTTCTTGTTTTACGGTCCAGTGATGCTCATCTATCTCAGGCCCGCTTCCAGCCCCTGGCTAGATTCTGTTATTCAGGTGTTAAATAACATTGTCACTCCTTCTCTTAACCCTTTGATTTACACCTTGAGAAACAAGGATGTGAAATTGGCCTTGAGGCAAGTATTCACTCAAGTG ATGGCACCATTGGGACATCGAGAAGCTAGGTTCATTTTGCACTGA